TTCTCAAATGGTTAAAGTAActggttttgaatttgaaagttGCAGCTTTGAGTGTTGCCACTGCCATCTGAATAACTCAGGCAAGACTTGAACTACAATTGTGCTGTAGTCAACTCatctgtataattggggaccagagtaggatagaggttgcaatgtgaaggatttaatcccATGCTCTTAGAGTGACTGCAATAGATtgtatactccccagggagttgaggaagttatAATGGctattgtgccactataggtccatgctgAGCAATaactataaaatattttgagtaGAGTGAGAATCTACTATGTAAAAACtaacaatatttattatttatgtgtTGCAGATTTTGTCCTCTGAGATAAATTTTCAAGCACATATCACATTTCCCTTGTGAACAACCTGTTGATTGTAATGATTCAGTTGTCAGTGCGCCCTCACAGGCAGTGTTTGGGGTTGGCAGATGTCGACATGCTGGGTTGGGAAACCCAGAGAGTATCTGTATGTATTACCATGTAATGCTGTAGTTCAAAGTGAATATTAAAGATTATCATAATAAATGTTGTCATATTATtctaaaaattaatattacacCTACTAATCTACCTTTTAGGTACACACAGATATATGGGCTTCttttttagtttgtattttGAGATCATTCTGAGTGTTTATTACCACTAAATTCAAACTATTCATGGTACTttgttgtcttcactggtgacCAATGTGTTGAACACAGTGAGTGGTCAGTTTACTTCCACCTGTCATCAGTGACTTGAAGTTCTTTCATATAAAACTTCTGGAGTTGTATACATATTAATTGATATACTTACAATGATAGGAACCCAGTAGTAGTTCAAGTTAGGGATTGTCACTAGGTCATTAAACCAATCTATTTTACCAGTGAAGAAATAGAATGCAGCAACTCCAACACCTAGTACCACACACATTTTACCAATGAACAAGAGGAAGTCGGTGATCTTATCCAGAACAACCACTCTGTAATGTAGAATTATCAATAACAGACTGAGTTGGTGATTTTATCTACGACAACCATTCTAAAATATATAGAATTTGGCAAATGAGTTCTTCATTTAACTAATAATATGGAATGGTCTGATCACTTTAGACTTGATAAATTGTGGGAAAAACATTCCAACCCATCTTTTTGAAAGGACATTTTAAAGACACCACTGAGTCACTCGTTCAGTGCCTTGAAACATAATTTACTGTGTACCAGATTCTGGTGTTTTGTTAatgattttgattgattgattgattgattgattgattgattgattgattgataatccATAGCTGAATAAATCTATCATTGTCATAATCACATAGCTAAGTAAATCTGTCATTGTCAATATAACTTATTTAGACTTGAAAGTATGGTGAACTCTTGTAAGAAATGTAGAAAGATAAAATAAACTACCACCAACACAGGGTCTCTGTTTACTATCATTTCTTCTCTtgagtaaaacaaacaaacaaacaaacaaacaaacaaaccaagcCACATTTATGACACAAATAAACTGTTTACAAACCTGACAATATTTCTCATCAAGAGAAAGAAGGCCTTTTTGGCGGATGTACAGAAACTTCTGCCATAAACAgcaatctgaaaaaaaaaaaccacacttGTTAAAACCAATCATATTAGAATGTTTCCTACTCATCAAACTATTTggcaaacagaaaacaaaattatgtacCTCACTCAGTTTTTAGTtcaatttaaagaaaaattgAGAAAATGGTGGAAAGTATCCAGTATTTGTTTTTTTAGATATACATCCCTTTAGAAGATAACATTCAAGCATATCTAactgatttttaaaatgtttaaaattaagtgtttaaatttgatttcaagAAATTTCTGCATGCATCAAGTGTCAGCATCAATATCTACTTGTACTAAAGTACTAAAAGTTAAGCTGATactatttttttgacaaataaagtcAGGCTAAGGGAGAAttgtacaatgtcacacaagctcaataaatcaTGAACTTGGTTCATTTTTACAGGGAGGGGGTTTGGCaccaatgcgattgctgaacttaatttttcaCACTTCTGATCAAATTTCCAAACTTTAACACCTATAATGATAACaagttttgtatttactactgagatgttgataagttgataaaaatttacttctaatgtgacatACAGCAATGGATATCtgattattattttaatgtgtttaccatgaTTTCAAATTGTATCCGGTGGTGGTATCACAGTTGTTTCACCACTACtattttcaccatggttatacaccatatataaatgtgtgtcaCAGATGTgacagagggggggggggggggggggggggtagcctaaatgaacgaagttcatttatttatttattgagcttgtatgacattgtgtgatcatccctaagaatatatgtgtgtgtgtgtgtgtgtgtgtgtgtgtgtgtgtgtgtgtgtgtgtgtgtgcatgcgtgcgtgcggtgtgtgtgtgtggatagcAAACAATTGACATCTTACCATGATGTAGGCATTCTTGTTGATAAACTTCAGGAATTTTTCCAGACACCAAAAGCAACATTTCAAGCACTTGATGAGGAATTTAGCAAACTTATTGTCAGCTCCTGTAGAGTAGAATTATCAGAACAATTAAATCACAAGGTTATTATGATGCATCATATATTAATAATAgtcattcgatttcttggttgacagaTTTATTATCATAGGTGTGTGTGAGAAGAAGAAGTTGTTATTAATAAATTaaatcttgttctattttgaccctctagcatgaggtaaaaagccattttgaccctctagcatgggGTAAAATAGCGATACTTTGaatattgtttatgtttatttacCTTTCAGTTTCTGTTCCACATACTCCAGGAATACTCTGATCATTTTCACTATGGCAATTATGAGAGACCCAAATGCCAATGAACCAAGATGGTATCTGAAAATAAcgacaataaaatatatcattggAAGGAAAACATTTGACACAATAATTAGTGTGTACTTGTACCAAAATAGAACATAAACAGAGGACAAGATAAATTTGAAACCTTCTGTAGTTACTGACTGGAGACCAGGAAATGTCTGCTGATAGTTctaatatatttgcataaattgagGTGGTCTAAATGTATGGTGTTGATAGTATTAAGAAAGTGTAGAGAAATTATTATACTAAAGACTTGGTGTTCTATCACAAGACCCTTTGtctcactcatattttcctcagtTCAACAATGAAAAATATGTGGGTATATATCCAATAATACCAAACACTAGTCTAGATATTATCTTTGAGTAGAAAAattggaatttataccctggtcattctacatcacaacaacccaTGTTTTCATCACTGGTTTCTACGGTGCTCAAAAAataagtcaaaacgttccaaaaacgtgtcattattttcccaatttttcataaattatgcttgagatggtataatgatattattcttcaatatttttgttcattcagGAGGAAAATAATTGTggcctaagggtttgtcactactcgtctagtgactctcTTGTAGAttgtagtgacaaggtcccttaTATTAGGTCTGgggtattttccttggttgaacaaagacaaatattcagGTAATTTTTTTGTACAATGTCTAATCATAGCATGTTGGAAAGTATATATTAACTACTTGGTACAAATCACTATATGCTTGAATTTGACTTTGTCTCACCTGAGAGCTCTTCCCAATGATGCCGTGACAGGGAATGTAGGTACATCCTTGGGTTTATGGAAGGCCCAGTAAAATGAGGCGAAGGCACCAGCCAGTACCATCTGACCTAAAGCTACACAGAAACACATCATCCAGAATAACCCAAACAAAATATAGATTTGCATCCGGAATAGATGTGGATCCCCACCATATTCCACAAagacacagatggcagatgaattCCTGTTGTCAAATTCCTGGAAAGAAAAGGATAAAATAGCATCATCCAACAAGTACAGCTTTTAAACAATGTCTACAAACTCTGGATGTTATGTCAATTGTTTCAACATACTTATTACTAAGTTGCTACCTGCATACTATTTAGGTATCTATGTCTGATAATCTGTCTTTGGATTTTTATACAGTATTCTACAGACACAGATATTATAGCATTCTATTCTACAGACACAGATATTATAGCATTCTATTCTACAAACACAGATATTATAGCATTCTATTCTACAGACACAGATATTATAGCATTCTATTCTACAGACACAGATATTATAGCATTCTATTCTACAGACACAGATATTATAGCATTCTATTCTACAGACACAGATATTATAGCATTCTATTCTACAAACACAGATATTATAGCATTCTATTCTACAGACACAGATATTATAGCATTCTATTCTACAAACACAGATATTATAGCATTCTATTCTACAGACACAAATATTATAGCATTCTATTCTACAGACACAGATATTATAGCATTCTATTCTACAGacacatatattacaaaatgtatacagaaACAGGTAGAGAAATAGTCACAGAAGTAACAGAAACACACTGCACTCTGAAATGGTAACTTACAAACTTACCTCTGGGATACACGCACTCCCATTCACCAAAGCAGAGCCAACAAAATCAGTAGGTACATTAGTCACCATGTATGTAGCTTCTCCTGATGTGGCAAGATACACAGCAATAAAACACCATAGTGCTACCACCACTAACTGCATCAAGTACGGTATTATAGGCCATAGCAAGGTGAACATCATACTAGACACAGCCCTGTAAAACACAAGTATGGTATTATAGGCCATAGCAGGGTGAACATCATACTAGACACAGCCTTGTAAAAGACAACAAATGGATTCAGAAATTTCCTCAGACAGAAGTTATTTCACCAgacaaattactgaaaataataataGATGGCATTCTCTTAGAAATAACTACTTAATGTATTCCAAAATGTTAACAGAAGGACATTGTAAAGGTGTCAGAAAGTTAGCCctcaatgtgtatttttgtctgAATCTTACTGTCCACactttgaaaataaacacaacttCAAATAAAGTGACTATGATTTGGACAGTATGGAGAGTCAAGtattttcaagtgaaaatatgaaCATACAAATCTTTGTTTTATCCAGTGTAATCTCACACTTTCTAGAAATTCTCATCACAGCTATTTTGTCTCATACCGGGCCGTGCACAAGACATAACATTGTAGATACAATCAACTGTCCTTACCTGCTACCTTCTTTGATCAAGGCAATAGCAATACGGATACGAGTACACAGGAATATTAAGATAAGCAGCATTATAAGTGTTATCACAGTCAGTATGATAcctgaaatcaaatttaaaaatattgtcATCAGATGTGGAATATACTTTGGAATATAATACGTCATCACAGAAAGCActgcaattacatgtactactttaagtGTTGAAGTAAACATTGTCAAATGAATTGCTAAGCCATGGTACCAAATataaactaatttgcatacttcaAAAGGCattggaaaatattttgttcataataATGATTTCAAACATGTCTGTCATGCATCTGTTCTCTGTGCTAACAAATATTACTCCTGCCATGAATCTATACCAGTTCAATGGCCCCTTTACACTTCTGAAACTCCATGGGAAATATAAAatatccattgcagcctctatataagcacataggattaaaccattcacattgcaacctctatcctaccatggctgcaattatacagctgggttgactgtcTGAGGCACAgccatggttcaaatcttgcccaagaactttagccatttgaaaacaaatgcCACTGTGAAGAAGATCTAACCTGCATTCTggagattccaagccagccactctaactattcaaccatcatgacttcaatGATTTCAATTTAAGACAGTGAAATATACTAGTctacataattacatactagTAGATGGTGAATAATAGATGAATCACAATCATTTCTAATTTactcaaagtgaaaatatttcaatctaATTAATGATACATATTTCTAGATATTCAGATTTTAACCCCCAACCAGTGAGTAGATTTTCATTCTGTATACAAAAGCATTATAATGCTTACCAAATGCCAGCCATGTATCTCTGAGTTCCAGGTAAGTTTTTAGATTCAGTGTAAATGTAAGAGAAGCATCAGAACCAGGTACGTCTTTCAGTTCTACGTACATACTATAACAGTAATACTGACCTGTCAATAGAAAAGAAATGAACAATTGAAAACGGAGATcatttatacaaatatgaacATCTTTGATATAACACTTATCACTAATTACAACACAATATAGTCAACTTATAGATGAAGAATGAATTCAACAGTTGATTAACTGTGATAATCAGCCACAATAGGCAAACATATAAAGTCATTTTGTACACttattttaaagatattttatttgcaattgTAAAAATACACATCAATGATCTGGTCAGGTAACCAGTGGGTCATGGTCTTGCTGGACTGTAAGACATGCTGTGTTGttcagttgtttacacacatggCTGCTATCTAATAGGAATGGCTATACTTCACATCTTATACTTACAGACTAGGGTTTACAAGTCATAATTTTTCCGCTACTTCATATTTTTGCTTGACTCTTCATAAAAATACACAGGTTCTACATTAGTTGTCATGAAtcataataatttattgactaATAAAAACTAGCCAAGTATAATTAGAGATATAAATGTAGAAAGGGAAAACTTACCAAAGATTAAGAGTACAAACATGGCTAGTATACCAAACCAAACCATAATACCAGCTATCCATCGCATTATGACAATCCAGATAAAGGACAGGATTGAAGACATAATCAAACCACTAGAAAgtaaatcaaacaaaaaacaacagattAGTTCATGTTACTCATCAATAGACATATACAAGAGGTGTATATacattgacagtttttgaccTAGCAAGTTTTAGATAGAAGATTTGGCCTGCCAAGTGTGTACAATTATACAGTTCTGCCCAGACAGGCCCAAACAAGATTTTTCCACACCTAGTACCAACTTGTAGATTGCGTTTGAATTTAAAGAAAGCTCTTCAGTAGTTATTGCAATAATCTCATCAATTCAACTGCTCTTTTAAATCGACCACCCACAGAATCTTAGAAATGCAATTATTTTTCTAATTCTTGCATTTTGACCACAGCAAaatcaacatatatatttttctcttttttgatTTCGACCACCACATGTTATAACCATCGATTGggaatttcatttttatgaatCCTAGTAGTAAGAATGTGAGGTTGAAGTGTATTAACTTGGTTGGTGCAAATACTTAGTATATAAGACTAACACCATGACTGATTACTACAGCATGATGAACAGTCATAACAATAACatcaatacccccccccccaccccctcttCCCCTCTCAAGTGTGACTGTTAATCCTGGTATTACTTACCCCAGCAATAAATGCCAGGATTCCTCAAAATCTTGAAACAACCTGTCAGCTATCTGTTGTGCATTAATGACGATGGCTAAAGatctaaacaaacaaacaaacaaacaaacaaacaaacaaagaattaACAAACTAGCAATAATAGTCAAAATAGATTAAATATCAACACCTAGTGAGAACAACATCATTATAAAGCTGCTACATTGTTATCACTTACATTAATCACTTATTGGAATCATTATGACAATGAATAAGTCCATTCATTATTAATTGTTACACATGTCAACCACAATTTATTCATACTCTCAAATTTATGTCATGCATAAATTTGTTATGTTGTGTTTATTGTCTTATAAATATAAACTTACATGAACTACAATAGTACAACTAAGCTATAAATGCAGTGTGTTAGCTATGGGACACAGACACCATTGATGGTGAAGCCATGCAGTGTGTTAGCTATGAGACACAGACACCATTGATGGTGAAGCCATGCAGTGTGTTAGCTATGGGACACAGACACCATTGATGGTGAAGCCATGCAGTGTGTTAGCTATGGGACACAGACACCATTGATGGTGAAGCCATGCAGTGTGTTAGCTATGGGACACATACACCACTGATGGTGAAGCCATGCAGTGTGTTAGCTATGAGACACAGACACCATTGATGGTGAAGCCATGCAGTGTGTTAGCTATGGGACACATACACCACTGATGGTGAAGCCATGCAGTGTGTTTGCTATGAGACACAGACACCATTGATGGTGAAGCCATGCAGTGTGTTTGCTATGAGACACAGACACCATTGATGGTGAAGCCATGCAGTGTGTTAGCTATGGGACACATACACCACTGATGGTGAAGCCATGCAGTGTGTTAGCTATGAGACACAGACACCATTGATGGTGAAGCCATGCAGTGTGTTAGCTATGGGACACATACACCACTGATGGTGAAGCCATGCAGTGTGTTTGCTATGAGACACAGACACCATTGATGGTGAAGCCATGCAGTGTGTTTGCTATGAGACACAGACACCATTGATGGTGAAGCCATGCAGTGTGTTAGCTATGGGACACATACACCACTGATGGTGAAGCCATGCAGTGTGTTTGCTATGAGACACAGACACCATTGATGGTGAAGCCATGCAGTGTGTTAGCTATGAGACACAGACACCACTGATGGTGAAGCCATGCAGTGTGTTAGCTATGGGACACATACACCACTGATGGTGAAGCCATGCAGTGTGTTTGCTATGAGACACAGACACCATTGATGGTGAAGCCATGCAGTGTGTTAGCTATGAGACACAGACACCATTGATGGTGAAGCCATGCAGTACGTTAGCTATGGGACACAGACACCATTGATGATGAAGCCATGCAGTGTGTGTTAGCTATAATGGGACACTGAAGCATACAAATGCTGACAATACTATGTAGGTAAAATAAACTAGTGACTTACTTTTCGGCCAGTTGTATTTCAGAACCAGTTATATTCTCTCCTGTTCTTGGATCTATCAATGTCTGATTGTTGACATCTTGCAAGGCATCTTCCAAGTTACCGAGTGTATCAACAAGATATGATGGAACACACCTATCAAACACTGTAAAAGAAGTCAATCAAAGCTTTGAGATATCTTAGTAGATGATGTATAATCATGACCCCTACTTGACTTCAATCAAGACGGTAGCCAATGACAAAGTGTCTGAGTCAATAAAAGATCCACTTGGATTTTAACAGTACTGTTGTGAATTTTCCAGGTCCATGAAATCATgtgaatgcaaataaaaaatatattgttatgaaATTTTCtgttgtgtactaatacataaaTAACCCCATGATGATATGAGTGTAAATGTGGGTGTGCCCAGAGTATGTGTACTTGTACCAAACAATCTTTTTCTCCACAAACATCTTGCTATTTCATTCTGTTTAATTTTGTTAgaaaaaatatgtgtatttgttcCTTATTGATACTTACAAGCTTTACTCTCTAGATAGTATGCAGCACATAGGTCATACTCAAATAATCCAAATGGTGTCTAAAAggagaaaagaaataaattcattCCAGTCAGCCAATGTTACTTAGTATAGATGACTACATGTTACTATATACGGGTACTACCACATGATAACCATGATGTGTATGTTCAAACAGTAAATACAGAATTTCTTCCCTGGTTAGATTACGTCACATCAACTTGCTTCTACTTCATTGATTCTATGgtattcaaaatgttcacaaCACTAGCAACTAGTTTCATCCTCTTGTAACAAGACCTTAGATGTGTGCTAGGACAGTTCCTAAATAAAAGCCGAGGATGACTACTTTGGGCAAGCCCTCAACAGTGCCTTTGGTCATTTTTTAAAGTTAGCAGAACATCTGTAAGGTCTAGCGGCTAGTTTACTATTTTCACCATTGTTTCATAAAATCAGCTTacaatgatataaattatattgtttCCAATAATTTATCATCATTCAGCCACAGAATACTTCTGacatggggggagggggttatcACTAATTGACTTCATGACATTAGGCTCCCTAAGTCACTTCCAATTTTCTTAGCtgatcaaataaaaaaatcaagctagggagttagagTTATAGGCACAGCAGTATATTTGGCCATCCTAAATCAAACCCACTTCATCCTAAAAACTATATACTGTAGCAATACCATCACTATGAACAAATAGAATGAGATGATTGTACAAAACTTACAATGGCATTTGTGATAAATTCCTCCTTTGCATCCACATCATAGTCACAGATAAAATTGGACCAAAACTCATCACCAACATTATCAGCGACAGTTCTCCTTTGTGCTAAGTTAGCAACACTGTCTactttgttcatatctgaccaGCCCCAGTTGAGGATATCATCACCAACTTCAGCAGCCAATGCAGTCAATAGATCCTTCTGTTCCCAGTAGCCTATCCATGTCTTATCAGGACACTCATTCATACAAACCTACAGATAGAGATAATTAAAATGATATGCTATGTGGTAAAGCAAATATGGTAATATGTGACCTTGTCATCACATGCAACCAAATAATAAACTGTGTCGAGCAAGTATAAGAGAGAAGTGAAAGACATCTACCTTTAATACTCAGTAGATTGAGGATGAAGATaataaaatacctttattttacTATCATTCCAGAGTTAGTGATTAGACAAGTTTTGTGTTCACAACTTTTAGTATGAAACAATCACAACATATTCCCATTACCATGGATACAAATTACTACGTAACCTTGATTAAAGTCACATCActttctcactttctacttTAGATATAGACATTGTGATTTTAATTCTCCTGGTGAGTAGAGATTACGAGATTATACCAACCAAACTGAGGAGTAGGTTTTGATGACTTTCTACTCACCTGAGGGGTCAGACACTGTAGCTCTAGTAAAGTGGTTGTATCTGACCAAACTGAGGAGGTAGGTTATGACGACTTTCTACTCACCTGAGGGGTCAGACACTGTAGCTCTAGTAAAGTGGTTGTATCTGACCAAACTGAGGAGGTAGGTTATGACGACTTTCTACTCACCTGAGGGGTCGGACACTGTAGCTCTAGTAAAGTGGTTGTATCAGACCAAACTGAGGAGTAGGTTATGACGATTTTTTACTCACCTGAGGGGTCGGACACTAACTCTAGTAAAGTGGTTGTATCAGACCAAACTGAGGGGTAGGTTTTGATGAC
The nucleotide sequence above comes from Glandiceps talaboti chromosome 10, keGlaTala1.1, whole genome shotgun sequence. Encoded proteins:
- the LOC144441463 gene encoding choline transporter-like protein 2 isoform X2, translated to MGKKRPKETGSQEDVSASPAKEESSGKSKYGEPFRYDPSFHGPIAKRGCTDIICCILFMLFIGGMLVIGYIAWTKGDPNKLIHPTDSRGRICGYHTGLENKTVLFFFDMLACADTTTLLELQCPTPQVCMNECPDKTWIGYWEQKDLLTALAAEVGDDILNWGWSDMNKVDSVANLAQRRTVADNVGDEFWSNFICDYDVDAKEEFITNAITPFGLFEYDLCAAYYLESKALFDRCVPSYLVDTLGNLEDALQDVNNQTLIDPRTGENITGSEIQLAEKSLAIVINAQQIADRLFQDFEESWHLLLGGLIMSSILSFIWIVIMRWIAGIMVWFGILAMFVLLIFGQYYCYSMYVELKDVPGSDASLTFTLNLKTYLELRDTWLAFGIILTVITLIMLLILIFLCTRIRIAIALIKEGSRAVSSMMFTLLWPIIPYLMQLVVVALWCFIAVYLATSGEATYMVTNVPTDFVGSALVNGSACIPEEFDNRNSSAICVFVEYGGDPHLFRMQIYILFGLFWMMCFCVALGQMVLAGAFASFYWAFHKPKDVPTFPVTASLGRALRYHLGSLAFGSLIIAIVKMIRVFLEYVEQKLKGADNKFAKFLIKCLKCCFWCLEKFLKFINKNAYIMIAVYGRSFCTSAKKAFFLLMRNIVRVVVLDKITDFLLFIGKMCVVLGVGVAAFYFFTGKIDWFNDLVTIPNLNYYWVPIIVIVVGTYFISSCFFSVYGMAVDTLFLCFLEDLERHDGSAEKPYYMNKELMGILNKKNKKVED
- the LOC144441463 gene encoding choline transporter-like protein 2 isoform X1 gives rise to the protein MGKKRPKETGSQEDVSASPAKEESSGKSKYGSFDMDEENRYGEPFRYDPSFHGPIAKRGCTDIICCILFMLFIGGMLVIGYIAWTKGDPNKLIHPTDSRGRICGYHTGLENKTVLFFFDMLACADTTTLLELQCPTPQVCMNECPDKTWIGYWEQKDLLTALAAEVGDDILNWGWSDMNKVDSVANLAQRRTVADNVGDEFWSNFICDYDVDAKEEFITNAITPFGLFEYDLCAAYYLESKALFDRCVPSYLVDTLGNLEDALQDVNNQTLIDPRTGENITGSEIQLAEKSLAIVINAQQIADRLFQDFEESWHLLLGGLIMSSILSFIWIVIMRWIAGIMVWFGILAMFVLLIFGQYYCYSMYVELKDVPGSDASLTFTLNLKTYLELRDTWLAFGIILTVITLIMLLILIFLCTRIRIAIALIKEGSRAVSSMMFTLLWPIIPYLMQLVVVALWCFIAVYLATSGEATYMVTNVPTDFVGSALVNGSACIPEEFDNRNSSAICVFVEYGGDPHLFRMQIYILFGLFWMMCFCVALGQMVLAGAFASFYWAFHKPKDVPTFPVTASLGRALRYHLGSLAFGSLIIAIVKMIRVFLEYVEQKLKGADNKFAKFLIKCLKCCFWCLEKFLKFINKNAYIMIAVYGRSFCTSAKKAFFLLMRNIVRVVVLDKITDFLLFIGKMCVVLGVGVAAFYFFTGKIDWFNDLVTIPNLNYYWVPIIVIVVGTYFISSCFFSVYGMAVDTLFLCFLEDLERHDGSAEKPYYMNKELMGILNKKNKKVED